One segment of Scomber scombrus chromosome 3, fScoSco1.1, whole genome shotgun sequence DNA contains the following:
- the tamm41 gene encoding phosphatidate cytidylyltransferase, mitochondrial, protein MTLPALHNTGVLYRRILSQFPQDISVAFAYGSGVFKQLGTSQGQMDKNMLDFVFAVDDPVTWHTMNLLQNRKHYSILKLLGPTMISSIQNEHGAAVYYNTLVPVDGRVIKYGVISTDSLIDDLMHWKTLYVAGRLHKPVRMLVQNENAKLRAALVANLKSAVTASFLMLPESFSEEDLFLQIAGLSYAGDFRMVIGEDKSKVTNIVRDNIQHFRILYSNILRDCHQVVYKPQQGKLEVDKSPEGQFIQLMALPRTLQQKITKLVDPPGKNRDVEEILLQVAQDPDCGAVVQQGISSIVKNSSITQSIKGIATAGMWKTVSYSSKKLIKMWKGWRRKPSVSQMS, encoded by the exons ATGACTCTGCCAGCTTTGCACAACACCGGCGTGCTTTACAGGAGGATACTGTCGCAGTTCCCTCAGGACATCAGCGTAGCTTTTGCTTATGGATCTGGTGTTTTTAAACAACTCGGCACCAGCCAAGGTCAAATGGAC AAGAACATGCTGGACTTTGTGTTCGCGGTGGACGACCCAGTGACGTGGCACACCATGAATCTGCTGCAGAACCGCAAACACTATTCCATCCTCAAGCTGCTGGGGCCCACCATGATCAGCTCCATCCAAAATGAACATGGGGCTGCGGTGTATTACAACACACTTGTGCCTGTGGATGGGAGG gTAATCAAATACGGGGTGATAAGTACAGATTCTCTCATTGATGACCTGATGCACTGGAAGACCTTGTATGTTGCTGGACGCCTTCACAAACCA GTGAGAATGCTCGTGCAGAATGAGAACGCAAAGCTGCGCGCTGCTCTGGTGGCAAACCTGAAGAGTGCTGTGACGGCCTCCTTCCTCATGCTGCCAGAGAGCTTCAGTGAGGAAGACCTTTTCCTGCAGATAGCTGGTCTTTCTTATGCTG GCGATTTTAGGATGGTGATTGGAGAGGATAAATCCAAGGTGACCAATATCGTCAGAGACAACATTCAACACTTCCGGATTCTGTACAGTAACATCCTAAGGGACTGTCATCAAGTGGTCTACAAACCTCAACAAGGAAAATTAGAG GTAGACAAAAGCCCAGAAGGCCAGTTTATCCAGCTGATGGCACTGCCCCGCACCTTGCAGCAAAAGATCACAAAGCTGGTTGACCCTCCGGGAAAGAATCGAGATGTGGAGGAGATCCTGCTGCAGGTGGCTCAGGACCCAGACTGTGGAGCTGTTGTACAACAAG GTATCTCTTCTATTGTGAAAAACTCCAGTATAACACAGAGTATCAAAGGCATTGCTACAGCTG GCATGTGGAAGACAGTGTCATACAGCTCCAAAAAACTGATAAAGATGTGGAAAGGCTGGAGGAGGAAGCCGTCTGTGTCGCAGATGTCGTGA